Proteins encoded together in one Quercus lobata isolate SW786 chromosome 3, ValleyOak3.0 Primary Assembly, whole genome shotgun sequence window:
- the LOC115981686 gene encoding ribonuclease P protein subunit p29-like — protein MATETAIQDPRKHALEALKRRFAFVEADLIQQKNKKSIKEGDGKEPHRTTSLADKTDAAVTPSFGAQHKKDPEENAPAYLQLSQAVHENLLSTNIKLYSRKGDMVDKILDELLQNGDMAQKYMQKSRKINIDHFVLLDNYVQGRGVSTGSHIRALWMHSKRSKKHMSVKQHKKCGSFDLPQELHKSDVFRPMHEMWKGYMMQLLETVGKNQLAQCLPNADLHGAFILVAECKATSFTGVSGIMIRETAETFGIITQDGVFRVVPKKISVFIFQVDCWKVTLHGDKLTSRNLGL, from the exons ATGGCTACTGAAACAGCTATTCAGGATCCAAGAAAACATGCTTTGGAGGCATTGAAGAGGAGGTTTGCCTTTGTCGAGGCTGATCTGatacaacaaaagaacaaaaagagtataaaagaaggagATGGAAAAGAACCTCATAGGACAACTTCTTTAGCAGATAAAACTGATGCAGCAGTCACTCCCTCATTTGGTGCTCAACACAAGAAAg ATCCTGAAGAAAATGCTCCAGCATATTTGCAGCTCTCTCAAGCTGTACATGAGAATCTGCTGTCAACCAATATTAAG CTTTATAGTAGAAAAGGAGACATGGTCGATAAGATTTTAGACGAGCTTCTTCAGAATGGTGATATGGCTCAGAAGTACATGCAGAAGtccagaaaaataaatattgaccATTTCGTCCTTCTTGATAATTATGTACAAGGACGTGGCGTATCTACTGGTTCTCATATCAGGGCTTTGTGGATGCATTCAAAGCGTTCTAAAAAGCACATGTCCGTGAAACAGCATAAAAAATGTGGATCATTTGATTTGCCCCAAGAGCTTCATAA GTCTGATGTTTTTAGGCCTATGCATGAAATGTGGAAAGGCTACATGATGCAACTGCTTGAAACTGTCGG GAAAAATCAGTTGGCTCAGTGTCTTCCCAACGCAGATCTACATGGTGCTTTCATTCTAG TTGCTGAGTGTAAAGCAACTTCTTTCACAGGAGTAAGCGGCATTATGATTCGTGAAACTGCAGAAACatttgggataattacacaaGATGGTGTATTCCGAG TTGTGCCCAAAAAGATTTCTGTCTTTATTTTCCAAGTTGATTGCTGGAAAGTTACATTGCATGGGGACAAACTCACTTCAAGAAATTTGGGCTTGTGA